tttataaactttaaaatattaacTACCTTGGTCCTCAACTTTCATAATTTATATTTCAGTCACccatttaaacaattattttatttgaaaattatttgaaattacATGGGAATTATATTCCAAATCAGACCCTGAAGGCTTAAAAAACCAACAAACAGGGTCTCACAAATTCCCGTAGGCCCCACTCGTCTCACTTCCTCAAACTCTAAGGCTCGGAACGACGCCGTATCGTCCATCGTTTATGATGAATCCGACGCCGGCGCCGGCGAAGATTCTGTCAATTTCACAGTTCGTTTCACTCCGTTTAACGAACCTCCCTTTAACCCTCGGCCGAATTTCAGCATAAGCTTTCCTCGAAGCATACCGAATCGTCTTCTCAAATTTcctgttcttcttcttctctctgtACCTCAACACCCTCGCCTCCCGATCCATCCCCCGCAATTGCACCGCCTTCTCCGCCATCTGCCCCACCGGAAACGACGCGTCGGAGGCTGTGTTCTGATCCGGCACGACTCCCACGTCTAAAGAAGACGAAGAAACCTGAAACAGAGTAATACCGAGTAAAACAGAGCAGCACAGCAGCAGAATAGAATATAGTATAAATCAGTTGGGCAAGAATTTTTTTGACTTAAATAAAAAtgggttggagagaaaattacgcTATGGCTAAGATTCTGAGATGGGTAGCTAATGGCGTCGAGTTTAGATCGAGTACTACAGAGCTCAAAGCCGCAGAAATTTCTAGTGGGGTAATCGGTGGGCGGCGTAGTGGACTCTGTTCCTGGATTGGATTGTTCAGGAACAACTCCATCACCAGCAGTCGGGtaatcaaaatcaatcaatGAATCCATATCGGAGAAGAAGACATCCTCCGATTTCAAATCGGGGTGAACGGCATCGTGTTGGGGTTCGGTTGGGATGAGGAATTTGAAGACAGAGGCGACAGTGGCAGACGGGGGAGAGTCGTAGAAGGGTTGAATAGCAGAGCGGTCGTGGCGACGAGCGAGGGGGTTAACAGAGTGGATGTCAGCATCGCAGGAAGGGCAGAGGGCAGCAGCGTCGGCATTGCAGGTGATGGTGGCCGGAGCTTGCTCGCAGACCTCGCAGAGCCAGACGCCGGGCCAACCGGCGGCGAAGGAGTGCATAATTGGAACTGGGAGTGGAAAAGGAAGAGGAAATGAGAATGGGAATTTGGAGTGTTTGTTTGGAGAGGAAATGTGTTTCTGTGTTTATTTAAGCTTTTGGGAGAAGGAAAGAAAATCTGGCACCGACCAGTAGTACGACGGTACGTGGTGGATGCCACACCACAACTATggatttta
This DNA window, taken from Benincasa hispida cultivar B227 chromosome 6, ASM972705v1, whole genome shotgun sequence, encodes the following:
- the LOC120079223 gene encoding zinc finger protein CONSTANS-LIKE 5-like, translated to MHSFAAGWPGVWLCEVCEQAPATITCNADAAALCPSCDADIHSVNPLARRHDRSAIQPFYDSPPSATVASVFKFLIPTEPQHDAVHPDLKSEDVFFSDMDSLIDFDYPTAGDGVVPEQSNPGTESTTPPTDYPTRNFCGFELCSTRSKLDAISYPSQNLSHSVSSSSLDVGVVPDQNTASDASFPVGQMAEKAVQLRGMDREARVLRYREKKKNRKFEKTIRYASRKAYAEIRPRVKGRFVKRSETNCEIDRIFAGAGVGFIINDGRYGVVPSLRV